CGGAGTCTTTTGATTCCGCAAGAACTCCATATATTCTTGCTTTTTGTCATCCGACAGTCCTGCCGTTTCCGCCTCAAAGATGGCTTCCTCAGCATCTAGTTGAGCGATTTTGATGTCAGCCTCACCTAATACTTCGCACTGTTTGAGTACCACGGCCCGATCGTTCGCAGCAGCTTCTAAGTCAGCTTGCAGGTGAACTTCAGAGATTGCAACACCGCGATAATCCTCCAACAACTCCCCGCGAGCCGTGATTTCGCCTTTCGCTAAGTCGCGTTTTTGGGCGATGGCTTCATAGCCGGCAAGTTGGCGCTCGGAGTTTTGCAAGCTCCGCAACCCCACTCCCGCAGCACCAAAACTACAGGCAGAAAGCAACATCCACAGCGCTTTATGGGGATTAGTTGCGGGGATGGACTTACGAAAAACTACCTCACCGGGGATGCCGTCCGCTTTCCACTGTTGGGCGTGGTACTCGGTCATCAGGTAGGACTTGCCAGATTTGTCGGCACATTGCAGTGTCTGTTTGTTGCGGATGCAGACTTGTACCGTATCGCTTGCTGTCCCCTTGAGAGCTTGTATGCCGCCACCGCAAGCGAGAGCTAGAGCTACGCCAACTGCCGACAGTTTGGTCGTTACCGAAAATCCCTCAAAAGTCAACAGCAGTGCGCGATTCGATTTAAGTAACTGAGCGTGTTTTGCGGTTAGTGCCATTACTTGCGCCCTCCTTTGAGTTTGAGAACTAGACAAAAAACGATGATGGAAAGCGCTAGAGGGGGAAAGTAGTTCAGGTACAGCATCGGATTCGTTGGCTTACCCGCTGCCCTAATTTGTTCAATGCCTGTGGTGATACGTGCTTTTGCCCCTGATGCTTGCTGCGATTCGGAGATAGGTTCGGATAAGCTGGCAATCATGCCCCCAGTTACTCCCAGTCCGACAATTGCAGAAGTCCAGCGGTTGCCTGATTGCCCGGTAATCTTGGCGGCCAGATAAATTTGATAAAGTCCGATCGCGAATACCGACCCGCCCGCGACTTGCATAGAGTGAAAAGCAAACACCACTGCCGAACCTAGTGCTGCGGGTGCTGCGACTTCGCAGAAATTGGCGGCATCTCGGTAGTTGCGTTCGGCGTTAGTCTCTGGCAATGGGTCAATAGTCGGTGCTGTAGCTTGCCGATATTGCTGTTGTTGTGACTGTTGTGGCTGTTGCTGTTGTTGAATGCCCCCTCCCGTAAAGGAAAGGGGACTTGACCCGATGAATTCGTGCATTAGTCAGTCCCCTTTTGTTTAACGGTTGAAGTTGATTAAATTTGCGAACCAACCCCCAAACCCTCTAGCCGTACCAGTTGCTGACACGCCGTTAGTTGGGTTTGATTGCCCGCCAACCATCACTGGCACTTTGTCTTGAATACCTTGGCTTGTTCCATTTGTTGCTCTATTTAGCAATTCTTGGCGCTTTGCCCTAAGCCCTTCTTGGATTGATTGACGTGTTGCTGCAACCGCCCCCCTGTTGGCGATCGCCCCCATCTTGTTCTCATGCGCCCACATCTGAGCTTGTAAATCTTGCTGGAGTTCGTGGGCAATTTCGGTCAATCCCTTCTGCCTTTTGTCCTCAATCTTGAGCATGGTTGCCCGGTCTTTGGCATCCAGCAATTCCATCTCGGAACCAAACTCCGCATTGAGTTTGCGTATTTTAGCGATGGCATTTGCAACTTTAGATCCAAATGTTTTCCGTAATTCTGTCCATGTCACTTGCCCTTCAGCAACTTTCGCCATTGCTTCAAAGTAGGTGCGGGCGTTGTTTAAGAATGGTTCCAGAACTAAGGCAAGCTGTTCAGCATTATTTGCTTTGTCGGCAAAGGCTTCGAGCTGGCTAACATCCGATAGATAGGAGATGATGTCAGATTCTACACCGCCCCATTCTGAAGCTTTCTCATCAATGTGTGGGCTGTGTCCGGCGGCTGGATTGGCGATCGCCAAACTGCTGTTGTTACGTCCAAAATCCATATAAAATGTCCTTAGATGAGTCCCCCAGCGCAAGCTAGGGGAAGAATTACGAGCCAGTCGATTTACTTTCCTAGGGCGATCGGCTGGCTTTGATTTGTCATTTGGTTGAGCTTGTCGGATACTCGATCGGCTGCCTCGTGTCCGACATGGGATAAAAACTCCCCGCGTCGCCAACTTTCCGAAAGTTCGATCGCACGTTCTAAGTCGAGCCCAACTGCGACATACTGGCACTCAGGAAAGTCCATCTCTTCGGATTCATCCTCTGGCATAGCTTGCCAGCCGATGATGAAATTTTCGATTGTTTGTCGCTGTTCGGGAGAGAAGCGGGTATCAGGGGCCAGATTATCAAAGATTTCGAGATAAGAGGCCAGCCGATAAAGGGCATCATCCCCGCAATCAGGGATAAGAGCGATCTGAGCATCTATGTAGCTAGAATTTTTCATCTTTTTAATCCCTCAAGCTTTGAATTTGTCCGATTATTTCAATCCCCTTCGCGTCGGTAATTCCTTCTTCTCTCAGGCTTTGGGCTGCCACTAGAACAGCATCCTGAGATTTCTTGGCACTGACATTAAACACTCGCGGGGTGTTGCTTTCGCGTTGCACTTGAACTTTGTAAAAAGCCATAATTACGACTCCTGTAAGTCTGCAAGGCCGGCTTTGACTTCTTCGGTAAAGCCCATCCGCACCTCTGCCGCTGCCTGTTTTCCTAATGCGCGCCCCAGTTCTCGGTAATTGTTCAGTAACCCAGATTTAAAGGAAGCAATTTGGGTCAGGTTGCTGTCAGCCACAGTTGCAGCAGTGGTAGCGATTTGGTTATGTTGCCCCAAATAAACAATTGCTGACGATGCTGAGACAGATGGCGCGGCCGGTGTCTTTTCCACTAAGTTGCGGAGTTCGGTAAATTTTCCATCGTTCAGGAGTTCGATCGCGTCCAAGGCAATTTGAGAATACTTGGTCGCTCTCGCACCACCGCGTCGCAGGGCTTTGATGTCAATGCCGTAGATGCCCTGCAATTTAGCGATCGCCTTTTGCAGTCCCGACTTGTTCAAATTAAGAATCCGCTGCACTTGCGCCGCTGAGTACCAACGTTCAATCGATTCTTCCTTTGGAGTATCGATTTCTGTAACCTCTACGTCAATCACAGCCTGGTTTTCAAGTTCCATAGTTTCGCCGGCTTTAGGAGAATCAATTCAGAATCGATTTGGAATCGATTCGCTATGTGTGCTATTTTAGTCTCAGCTTACATCACTTGTCAATAGTGATGTAAGTGATGCTAAATTTTTGTATTAGGAGACTTTTGCGGATAATGGTGAATATGTAGACACCACAAAGCAATGACCACTAAAAGGCCACGAACTACCATCAGCTTTGACGATGATGAATATGCAGAATTAAAAGAATGGGCGGATTCTGAATATCGCACCATCCCTCAATTAGTTCTGGTTTTTGTCAAAAGGGCGCTGGAGGAACGAAGAGAACGCAACGGCCAAGACTCGCAGACAGTAACCGTCGCGTCTACAACAGTAAGACCGACTGCAACAGCGAAAGCTAAGCGGAAAGGCAACTAGAGGTGCTAGTTAATGTCTAGCGCTTCTCTAACAAATGTCAAGCATTGGAGAAAAAACTTAGTGACCGAATCAGTTAGAGCCACCCGCGCCATAGTACAGATAGGCTCTCTCACAGTCGATGGGTTCATGCTGCCAGACGGCAATTACCGCATGAGCCAGACACAGGCGGCGGAATGTGTTGGAAAACCTGAAATTAACGCCCGACGGTTTTTGAGTTCGCGGTTTCTTGAAGGTAAACCGTTTGCGTTGATTGACGTGGAAACGCCTTGTGTGATAAGAGGCGCAACGAGAATTCGGGCAGTCTCATTCGACCAAGTTGTCGAGTATTGGCAACATCAGGTTAGGTTGGGCAATCAAAAAGCTGTGGCTCTCCTAACCCAGCTTTCACGCAACGTCACACCTGGACTAGAACAATTCAAAGGAATGCGTGTCGTTTCAGTTGCCAAACAACGAGTTAAACGCGAACAAGACTACGAGAAGTGGTATGTTAACCAACTTCAAGTAGAGATTGGAGGTGAAACTGAAGTCCTGACTCCTGCTGGTTCAATTGACCTGTTAACGACTTCTCAACTAATCGAAGTCAAGCATATCAAGAACTGGAAGACTGCGATTGGGCAAGTCCTGGTTTACAGTGCATATTACCCATCGCACGAAAAACGAATTCATCTCTTTGGAACCTGTCACGAGTCATTCCTAGATACCGTTAAGCAACACTGCCAAAGACAAAACATTGTTTTGACATGGGAACTATAACCGCACTCGAACGAACGACACTTTTGGATTCAAAAGCTATCAAAGCTTTACTGGGTCAAGGTTATACGCCCGACACTATTGAGATTGAAAGCTCCGATCAACTTCGCGGTCAAAGTCGATTCAATGCCCTTCCCTTAGAAGTGGCTACTGCTTACTGGCTTACTCAGGCCGGCGAAGGAAAGAAACAAGCATTGAGCTTAGTTTGGGCGCTGCTGACTGAAACCCTAGAACGTCGCTTTGACACTGCTTTTAGCATCACTCGCACCGAGCAGGAGCGAGACGAATTGCTCAGTCAGCGAGTTCAACAGCTTGAGCGCGATATCCGAGAGGCATTCGCTTGTTGACGATCGAGCCAGAATCGAACGCGACCACTACGAACGGTTGCTTAGAGAAAACGGCATCGACCCTTGGAAAATTCCGGGGACAGGCGATGAGTCTGGCTGAGCGGCAGCAACAGCAAAACTGACTATCCCGTCTCAGCTATTCCGCCGATCGAGGGAGAAGATGCGGCGGGGGATGCTTCTACTAATTTCCGCAATTCGCTAAGCTTCCCTGCATTCAGCAATTTGCAAGCTTTCAGGGCAAGCTCAGAGTATTGAGTGGCCCGTGCAGCGCCACGGCGTAAGGTTGCGATATCGAGGCCGTAGATGCTCTGGAGTTTGGAAATCGATTGCTGCAATCCCGCTTTGCTCAGTTTCAGCAGCCCTTGGATTTGTTGGGCGGAGTACCATTCTTCAGCATCCTCTGGCTCAGAGTCAATCGATAATTCGGCTTCAACGTCAATTACAGCAAGGTTTTCGGATTCCATCATTCAGCCTGTTTTAAAAACGACATTTATCGATAAAAACGATTTCTATCGATGTGTGTTAATGTAGCAGATAGCTTCGGAAGCTGTCAACTATCTTCTGAAGTTATCGGAGAATCCCCATTGAGGACAGCTTCTGAGGTTTACTGAAGATATCTGATATCTTCGGAGCTTATGGGAGTTACTAAAAAAGCGAAAATTACATTTACTTGTGAGCCAAGTCTTAAGGACGGTTTAGAGGTATGGGCACAATCAGAAAGTCGCACTCTCTCAAATTTGATAGAGATGATTGTTCGACAAGCTTATCAAGAACGCTCTACTCCCGATCGCCCATCCGATCGCCCCCCTGAACCGCAGCCAACACAAGCAAAGCCAGCAACAGCAGCGAAAGCTAAGCGGGGCAAGGCAAGTAAGGGTGCTAGTTAATGTCTAGCAACTATTTAGTAAATGTCTAGCCAAGGAGAAAAAACTTAGTGACCGAACCAATCAAAGCCATAAACGCCACCATCGAATTAAGCGATACCTTGTCAATTGACGGGTACATGATGCCAAACGGCGAATTCCGAGCGGGTGCAGTCAGCGTATCCGCAGTAATGGGTTACAAACGTAACTGGCTTTTGGAGATCGAGGATAAGTCCCCAGATAAGCTAAAAGCGTTATCAGACAAAGGTTATAGAGGCACGAGTCTGATACCAGTTCAAAGGGCTGGTAGAGGCGGAAGTAACAAAGCTCGAACTATCAGCCTCAAAGACCTCACCACGCTAATAACGGTTGAGGCGCTTGCTGGCAACAAACGAGCGATCGCACTTCAAGCGGCCTTCACCCTAGAAGGACTGGACTCTCGGTTCCGAGATGCTTTTGGAGTACAGCAGCGGACACCGGATGAAAAGCGGCGGTTCTTTGGCCTGACTTTTGAGGAGTTTCTTGAGGCATTAGCTGAAAATCGGGCTGAGCTAGAACAGTTGCGGCTACCGGGCGATGACTTGTATTACCCAGAGGGCGATGAGGAGTGACCCTTGGGCATTCCGGGGACAAGCGATGAGTCTGGTTGAGTTGCTATCAAGGTTCTCCCAGCTGATCGCCCGTGGGCATCGCGACTGTGGGAGTGATCAGCTACCTATTAAATAGATCGTTTACGGTTTTATTAGGGGTGAGAATACCACTTTATGTAAAGTGGTAAATACGCTAAATCACCGATGCCTACTGGTTTCTCGATCCAATTCTCTGGTATTTTTTGGTGGATTATAAGGCTGTCAAAATACACCATATCTCTAAAAAAATCAATAAACGCTCGACTGATATATAGTCGTCTATCTACGCGGGTAGCTAATTTTTTAGACAAAGGCGCGATGGCTGTCCGATCGAATCTGCGCGGTCTGGAGGATTTTCGGGTTTAGATTTTGCCAACCTTGGCATGACACCTACTCCCTAGTTTTGAGCCAATCACTCCAGACGTTTGGAAAATTAGTTTGAGTGTTCGATCGCAATAAACTTTTGTAGTGTAAGATATGAGGAAACAACGCTCTTTTTTAAGTTCGTATGTCGCAAGAAACTCAAAAAGTATTCCCCCGAATGACGTGCAGCCTCAGCAATGAATTACTGCACGACATAGACAAGATTTGCTACGAACATCGGGTAAATAGATCGGAATTTGTTCGGGAAGCCCTAACAACCTATCTCAAATACTTTCACGCACAAGCTCACAAAATCAACACATCAAACGAAGAATCCCTAGTAGTCTAAGGGCTTCTAGGGATTTAAATTGTTTGAAATTGTTTGAAATACACTCCCAACTTTGTTGATTATCGGGCAAGACTAGCAACAAAGTTGGACTCTTCCACATCAGAGATGTGGCTAATAGTCTAATTATGAACTATAACGGCTTTGATTATGCAGTGCGTATAATCAAAAGGTGGAATTCTTTTCCCCAAAACGCTAGACGCGGTGCTATTGCTTGCTTTGCGAGATTCTTCAAAAATGCGTCTAGTCAAAAAAACTTCTTTAAATCTGGAAACCCTGGATATCGCTCAATTCTACCACAATCCCTTGTAAATACGCAAGCAAACCGGGGATTCTCTGCACCTACCTTTGAAGCGATCGGGGGTGCAGCATGAATACCCCACAATCTACGCAAGAAAGCCACGAGCTTGATACCGCGCAACCTACACCGGAACATCAAGCCCACATCGAAGCCGACATCGATCGGGGTGATGTAGTGGTGGCACAAGCCACGCCGGATTTAAGCGGCTTCGGGGTATTGTGCAGCCTTAACGAAAAATTTTCCCTCACCCCCGAACACGAGCAAAAAATCGCAGATAGAGGCTTACTCAACGACTGGGCTCGTGCGACTTGCTGCTCTATAAGTAAGGCTCAAGCTTCTTTGGCAGGGTTCTCGGTGAAATCGGCAGGAATCTTGTTCAAAGGAGCGAATGGGCAAGAGCAACTCCGGCCCGACAAGCCAAGGAAAAAGAGCAACGGCGACATCATAAAGTACGAAACCAAATCGGGGGAGGCTTTCGATGCTATTCTCCCCACAAGCCCCTACACCCCAGATTACTGGGATGAAGCAAATCTGAGAAAGGAGTGCTACCACATTAACGATGTGCCCTACCTTCTCGTTACTGAAGGGGGCTACAAAGCGATTTCTGGTTGCTCAAATGGCATTCCCACGATTGGATTGCTAGGTGTCGAGATGGGTTTGACGGGCAAAAAAAGCGACCCCGAAAAACAGCGATTCCTGATACCGACTTTGCGAAAATATGCAGAGGCTGGCTTCGGCTTTATCATTGCCTTCGATGCCGATGCCCTCACAAATTCCAATATCTGCGAGGCCGAGCGAAAATTGGCTAAGCAATTGGGTAAATTCGGTGTGCCAGTGCGGACTATTACCGGAGATTGGGCCCCCGCCTCAGTGATTGAGGGAGGCGAGGTGAAAAATACAAAAGGTATGGATGATTTTATTCAGCATAAAGGGATTGAAGAATTCCGAGCAATCCTCACCAAAGCCAAGCTATTCGGCGAGAAAGAGAATGATGAGGCGGGAGAACGCCCCGACAAAAAACCTCCTACACCTCGCAAGGTAGCAGCCCAAATAAAAGAGGATTACGGGCATCAATGGAAATACGATAACGAGCAAAAAACGTGGCGTGTATGGAACGGTAAGTGCTGGGAGAAGATTGAAATAGGGGCGTTTACCAGTTTGGTCAAAACCACGCTAGATGCAAGAAATATAAACTACCGTGGGAGCGCATACATTGAGGATGTTAAGAAACTATTGGAGCATGATTTGCGCCAAGTTCGCTGGCTGGCATGGGACAATACGCAATACATCAATTTCAGCAATTGCGTACTCGAAGGCAATAAGAATAAAGCCCTAGAACACTCTCCGG
The Oscillatoria nigro-viridis PCC 7112 genome window above contains:
- a CDS encoding ribbon-helix-helix domain-containing protein, coding for MSQETQKVFPRMTCSLSNELLHDIDKICYEHRVNRSEFVREALTTYLKYFHAQAHKINTSNEESLVV
- a CDS encoding ribbon-helix-helix domain-containing protein; protein product: MGVTKKAKITFTCEPSLKDGLEVWAQSESRTLSNLIEMIVRQAYQERSTPDRPSDRPPEPQPTQAKPATAAKAKRGKASKGAS
- a CDS encoding ribbon-helix-helix domain-containing protein, with protein sequence MTTKRPRTTISFDDDEYAELKEWADSEYRTIPQLVLVFVKRALEERRERNGQDSQTVTVASTTVRPTATAKAKRKGN